From one Humulus lupulus chromosome 8, drHumLupu1.1, whole genome shotgun sequence genomic stretch:
- the LOC133795552 gene encoding L-type lectin-domain containing receptor kinase S.4-like, translating to MASFTNPAIAIEIFSFFSYLLLVLSLENETNFVYNGFHQAKLNLDGASVVRSNGILAITNDTSKILGHAFYPTPLQFTKFTPGSHNKSTAVNFSTNFIFSIVPKYPGFGGHGLTFVLSSKYPLEGCLPSQYLGLPNVTSNPQSSARMLAIEFDAIQNVDMQDINDNHVGIDISSLVSNISEPAAYYNTNDENNSKYTTIILKSGDSLQAWIDYDSLQELLNVSLSPLHMGRPPRPLISFPIDLSQVLDEYMYIGFSASTGLLSPAHNVHGWSFRIGGRAQDLDPTELPTLSSSSNEVVHQKGFKVGMTFTSVTLFILVIFAGVYILRRTKNKDEILEDWEIEYGARKFKYSELHAATRGFREKNFIGSGGFGSVYRGVVPSTGIEVAVKRISNNSRQGIREFVAEITSTGRLRHRNLVQLHGWCRRKDDLLLVYDYVPNGSLNKLLFDNENQKKKLSWEERYKILNDVAQALLYLHEECQQMVVHRDLKPSNILIDEGLNAKLGDFGLARTYEHGHNPDTTNIVGTLGYMAPELTRTGRATESTDVYSYGTLLLEVACGRRPIEPYKNGGEIVLVDWARKQHCAGDITRVVDPTLDN from the coding sequence ATGGCCAGCTTCACAAATCCTGCTATAGCAATAGAAATATTTAGCTTCTTTTCCTATCTCCTACTTGTATTGTCACTTGAAAATGAGACAAATTTTGTGTACAATGGCTTCCATCAAGCAAAACTGAACTTGGATGGAGCTTCTGTTGTGAGATCCAATGGCATACTGGCCATAACAAATGACACATCAAAGATCCTTGGCCATGCATTCTACCCAACTCCTTTACAATTCACTAAGTTTACACCAGGCAGCCACAACAAATCCACTGCTGTAAACTTTAGCACCAACTTCATCTTTTCAATCGTTCCCAAGTATCCTGGTTTCGGAGGCCATGGTCTCACTTTTGTTCTCTCATCCAAATACCCCTTGGAAGGTTGCCTTCCAAGCCAGTATCTAGGCCTCCCTAACGTCACTAGCAATCCTCAATCTTCCGCTCGTATGCTCGCCATAGAGTTTGATGCCATTCAGAATGTAGATATGCAGGACATCAATGATAATCATGTGGGGATAGACATATCCAGCTTGGTGTCCAACATATCTGAGCCTGCAGCATACTATAATACAAATGATGAAAATAACAGCAAATATACCACCATAATTCTCAAGAGTGGTGACTCTCTTCAGGCCTGGATTGACTATGACAGCCTGCAAGAGTTGCTAAATGTTTCATTATCTCCTCTTCATATGGGGAGGCCACCACGGCCTCTGATATCATTTCCCATTGATCTTTCACAGGTTTTGGATGAATACATGTACATCGGCTTCTCTGCTTCGACTGGTTTGCTCTCTCCTGCTCATAATGTCCATGGCTGGAGCTTTAGGATTGGAGGAAGAGCACAAGATTTGGATCCAACAGAGCTGCCAACTTTATCATCAAGTTCTAATGAGGTAGTTCATcagaaaggatttaaagtaggTATGACTTTCACTAGCGTAACACTTTTCATTTTGGTCATCTTTGCTGGTGTTTATATTTTACGCAGAACAAAAAATAAAGATGAGATTCTAGAAGATTGGGAAATTGAATATGGAGCTCGGAAATTTAAGTACTCTGAGCTTCATGCTGCCACTAGAGGTTTTAGAGAGAAGAACTTCATTGGATCCGGAGGATTTGGGAGTGTCTATAGGGGGGTGGTTCCCAGTACAGGGATAGAAGTGGCTGTAAAGCGGATTTCTAACAATTCCCGCCAAGGAATTAGAGAATTTGTGGCGGAAATAACAAGCACGGGAAGGCTTAGACATCGAAATCTTGTGCAGTTACATGGATGGTGTCGAAGAAAAGATGATCTTCTCCTTGTTTATGACTATGTACCAAATGGAAGCCTCAACAAGCTTCTGTTCGACAATGAAAACCAGAAGAAAAAGCTATCCTGGGAAGAAAGATACAAAATCCTCAATGATGTAGCTCAAGCATTGTTATATCTGCATGAAGAATGCCAACAGATGGTGGTTCACAGAGATCTGAAACCCAGCAACATTTTGATCGATGAAGGTCTCAATGCAAagctaggggattttggcttGGCAAGAACATATGAGCATGGACACAATCCAGATACAACAAACATAGTGGGCACACTAGGGTACATGGCTCCTGAACTAACAAGAACTGGGAGAGCCACGGAAAGTACAGATGTGTACAGTTATGGTACACTGCTGCTGGAAGTTGCTTGCGGAAGGAGGCCAATCGAGCCATATAAGAATGGTGGGGAGATAGTATTGGTGGATTGGGCGAGGAAACAACATTGTGCAGGAGACATTACCAGAGTTGTTGATCCCACATTGGATAACTAA